Proteins co-encoded in one Simkaniaceae bacterium genomic window:
- a CDS encoding DUF3592 domain-containing protein — protein MGLHLFQGVFKKIRDKRDGAFHFVWLLLMIASSMGMVWAVGKSAYNLYQFSRLSTRVEGKILTWNIKEASAGKYILKAQYRYHYNGHIFVGEQSFATPVFNNAHSAQYVLDKYKVEEWPVWVVKSRPHVSVIQREFSIKLLVQALLSMGLVIYFVWFRMYVHSMFKTDMA, from the coding sequence ATGGGCTTACATTTGTTTCAGGGGGTTTTCAAAAAAATTAGAGATAAAAGGGATGGGGCATTCCATTTTGTTTGGCTATTGCTTATGATTGCCTCTTCGATGGGGATGGTTTGGGCTGTAGGCAAGTCTGCTTATAATCTCTATCAATTCTCCCGGTTGTCAACAAGGGTAGAAGGAAAAATTTTAACGTGGAACATCAAGGAGGCATCTGCCGGAAAGTATATTTTGAAGGCTCAATACCGCTATCACTATAATGGGCATATTTTTGTAGGAGAGCAAAGCTTTGCCACACCGGTTTTTAATAATGCCCATAGCGCTCAGTATGTTCTTGATAAATACAAGGTTGAAGAATGGCCCGTTTGGGTTGTCAAATCCCGTCCCCACGTTTCGGTCATTCAAAGGGAATTTTCAATTAAATTACTCGTTCAGGCGCTTCTCTCTATGGGATTAGTTATTTATTTTGTTTGGTTTAGGATGTATGTCCACTCGATGTTCAAGACGGATATGGCCTAG
- the rpsT gene encoding 30S ribosomal protein S20 — MANEKNGKKQKRPTALKRKIQSDKKNLLNKSFKSRIKTSLKALKAYVQSGDKEKLPQELNRINSLIDKGVKNNIVKKNKANRVKSSAAKLIKTV; from the coding sequence ATGGCCAACGAAAAAAATGGTAAAAAACAAAAAAGACCTACAGCTTTAAAACGAAAAATTCAAAGCGATAAAAAAAATCTACTCAATAAGTCTTTTAAATCGCGTATTAAAACGTCTCTAAAAGCCCTCAAAGCTTATGTCCAATCCGGTGATAAGGAAAAACTTCCACAAGAACTCAATCGGATCAACAGCTTGATTGACAAAGGCGTTAAAAATAATATTGTTAAGAAAAATAAAGCAAACCGAGTTAAATCATCAGCAGCTAAGCTCATCAAAACTGTCTAG
- the recD gene encoding exodeoxyribonuclease V subunit alpha has translation MTRLLLDRKIIELIDLYFAENLEQFAGELSQEQKVFIAILMAMSRNGHVCMKVKPKVDLSALELDDSMKWDLEARLAEVVNYLPPSIMSEADAIAGDAKPMILDREFIYFHRNWMYEREIEFHVNRLNKNKVNRCSHEYEIHIDRIAGLNELQRQAVKASFEESILIIAGGPGCGKTYVAKKIIECFQQLSKVPIKIEVCAPTGKAVQNIEKSIQGDGDLDIHFGTLHSLLKFNPQCYKQKDSAFIDANIILVDECSMIDVKLFSQLLASIHPSSQLILLGDPNQLPPVESGTIFNDLCLYSPIKKVILTECLRTKSQDLLRLAHLFFEPRASQLLKKIQGENNQTFSFHSLHDVHGELLKSYAENLFFPNPANARFSEIESAFMEKKILCSHNRGLYGSTHINRMIMQYLLKEVLDDTSLAIPIILTKNYPKLRLMNGTQGIWVKDGDQELFYFSEISGFRSIPKMLLPAHDLAFAISIHKSQGSEYQDIIMLLDDEMEGIGRESIYTGITRSRRSIQIYASQRTLEGAIQRSSLRQSGLRFSH, from the coding sequence ATGACTCGGCTACTTCTTGATCGGAAAATTATTGAATTGATTGATCTTTATTTTGCAGAAAACTTGGAACAGTTTGCCGGGGAGTTGAGCCAAGAGCAAAAAGTTTTTATTGCAATTTTGATGGCAATGTCACGCAATGGGCATGTATGTATGAAAGTAAAACCAAAGGTTGATCTATCTGCATTGGAATTAGACGATTCCATGAAATGGGATCTGGAGGCGCGGTTAGCTGAAGTCGTGAATTATCTTCCGCCCTCAATTATGAGTGAGGCAGATGCAATTGCCGGTGATGCTAAACCTATGATTTTAGATAGGGAATTTATTTATTTTCATCGCAATTGGATGTATGAACGAGAGATAGAGTTTCATGTGAATCGGTTAAATAAGAACAAGGTGAACCGATGCAGTCATGAGTATGAAATACATATCGATCGGATAGCGGGATTAAATGAACTTCAAAGGCAAGCGGTTAAGGCTTCATTTGAAGAATCTATTTTGATTATTGCGGGAGGTCCGGGATGTGGTAAAACATATGTAGCAAAAAAGATCATTGAATGTTTTCAGCAATTATCGAAAGTGCCAATAAAAATTGAAGTCTGTGCTCCTACGGGAAAGGCCGTTCAGAATATTGAAAAATCAATTCAAGGGGATGGTGATTTAGATATTCATTTTGGGACATTACACTCTCTTTTAAAATTCAATCCGCAATGCTATAAGCAAAAAGACAGCGCATTTATTGATGCTAATATTATTCTGGTAGATGAATGTTCAATGATAGATGTAAAGCTATTTTCTCAATTGTTAGCTTCAATCCATCCTTCATCCCAATTGATTTTGCTGGGAGATCCCAATCAACTTCCCCCTGTTGAATCGGGTACAATTTTTAATGATCTCTGTTTATATTCGCCCATAAAAAAGGTCATTCTAACTGAGTGTTTAAGAACTAAATCTCAGGATTTATTGAGATTGGCACATTTATTTTTCGAGCCGCGTGCAAGTCAGTTATTGAAGAAGATCCAAGGGGAAAATAATCAAACATTTTCATTTCATTCTCTTCATGACGTTCATGGTGAGCTTCTAAAGAGTTATGCGGAAAATTTATTCTTTCCTAATCCCGCAAATGCCCGGTTTTCAGAGATTGAATCTGCTTTTATGGAGAAGAAAATCTTGTGTTCCCATAATCGAGGATTATATGGATCGACTCACATCAATCGAATGATTATGCAATATTTATTAAAAGAGGTTTTGGATGATACATCTTTAGCGATTCCCATTATTTTGACAAAAAACTATCCGAAGCTAAGGTTAATGAACGGAACCCAGGGGATTTGGGTTAAAGATGGAGATCAAGAGCTCTTTTATTTTTCTGAAATAAGTGGTTTTAGATCGATTCCAAAAATGTTATTGCCAGCTCATGATTTGGCTTTTGCGATATCAATTCATAAAAGTCAGGGAAGCGAATACCAAGATATCATCATGCTTTTAGATGATGAAATGGAGGGAATTGGAAGAGAATCTATTTATACCGGAATTACTCGGTCTAGGCGCTCCATTCAAATTTATGCGAGTCAAAGAACACTCGAGGGAGCCATTCAACGCTCCTCATTAAGGCAATCGGGTCTCAGATTTTCTCATTAG